In Rutidosis leptorrhynchoides isolate AG116_Rl617_1_P2 chromosome 2, CSIRO_AGI_Rlap_v1, whole genome shotgun sequence, one genomic interval encodes:
- the LOC139892482 gene encoding probable boron transporter 2, with translation MEETFVPFRGIKKDLKGRLLCYKQDWSGGIRAGIRILAPTTYIFFASAIPVISFGEQLERDTEGSLTAVQTLASTALCGIIHSIVGGQPLLILGVAEPTVLMYTFMFKFAKDQKDLGQPLFLAWSGWVCVWTALLLVLLSVLGACSIINRFTRVAGELFGLLIAMLFMQQAIKGVVEEFGIPKSEDANDPAFQPAWRFGNGMFALVLSFGLLLTALKSRKARSWRYGSGWLRGFITDYGVPVMVVVWTGISYIPVNDVPKGIPRRLFSPNPWSPGAYTNWTVAKEMLNVPPVYIVGAFIPATMIAVLYYFDHSVASQLAQQKEFNLKKPSSYHYDLLLLGFLTLLCGLIGIPPANGVIPQSPMHTKSLATLKHQLLRSRLVETARRSISKNSNLSELYENMQQAYNEMQTPLIYQNPSNLGLKELKESTIQQASSSGYMNAPVDETVFDVDKDVDDLLHVEVKEQRLSNVLQAFMVGCCLAAMPLLKKIPTSVLWGYFAFMAIESLPGNQFWGRILLLFTAPSRRYKILDENHATFVETVPFKTVAAFTLFQTFYLLACFGITWIPIAGVLFPLLIMLLVPARQYLLPRFFKGAHLQDLDAAEYEEASATSYNTTFGDDDPYSRTPHVDSVYVLDGVITRSRGEIRHVISSPKITSLRQTPIEGMTPVYSPRVSQRVYSPRLNEFRVNKSPKIALRIKNTPSPGPSVLGQTSNGSSPC, from the exons ATGGAAGAAACATTTGTTCCGTTTCGTGGAATCAAGAAAGACCTTAAAGGAAGATTATTGTGCTATAAGCAAGATTGGAGTGGTGGCATCCGTGCGGGTATCAG GATATTGGCTCCAACCACATATATATTCTTTGCTTCTGCAATTCCAGTTATATCTTTTGGCGAACAACTAGAAAGAGACACCG AGGGAAGTTTAACCGCAGTTCAAACTTTAGCATCAACTGCATTATGTGGCATAATCCATTCTATAGTTGGAGGTCAGCCACTACTAATACTAGGTGTGGCTGAGCCAACGGTGCTAATGTACACGTTTATGTTCAAGTTTGCAAAAGATCAGAAGGATTTAGGGCAACCGCTTTTTCTAGCGTGGTCCGGATG GGTTTGCGTGTGGACGGCCCTTTTGCTCGTATTGCTATCTGTTCTTGGTGCCTGCTCGATTATCAATAGATTCACGCGTGTGGCTGGTGAATTGTTTGGGCTTCTTATCGCAATGCTCTTCATGCAACAGGCTATTaaa GGAGTTGTAGAAGAATTTGGTATTCCAAAAAGTGAAGATGCCAATGATCCTGCCTTTCAGCCCGCGTGGCGGTTTGGGAACGGAATGTTCGCACTTGTTTTGTCGTTTGGGCTTCTTCTTACTGCTTTGAAGAGCCGTAAAGCAAGGTCCTGGCGTTATGGAAGCG GGTGGTTACGGGGATTCATTACGGATTACGGTGTTCCGGTAATGGTTGTTGTTTGGACCGGTATTTCATATATCCCGGTTAACGACGTCCCAAAAGGGATACCACGTCGACTTTTCAGTCCCAATCCATGGTCTCCTGGTGCATATACTAACTGGACTGTGGCAAAG GAAATGTTGAATGTGCCACCTGTGTATATCGTTGGAGCTTTTATTCCAGCAACCATGATTGCAGTGCTGTACTATTTCGATCATAGTGTCGCATCTCAACTTGCACAACAAAAAGAGTTCAATCTAAAGAAACCGTCTTCATATCATTATGATCTCCTTCTGTTGGGATTTCTG ACATTGTTATGTGGACTCATTGGAATTCCTCCAGCTAACGGAGTTATTCCACAATCTCCGATGCACACCAAAAGCTTAGCCACTCTAAAACATCAG CTTCTAAGAAGTAGACTTGTGGAAACAGCTCGAAGAAGTATAAGTAAAAATTCAAACTTGAGTGAGCTATACGAGAACATGCAACAAGCATACAACGAAATGCAGACACCACTTATTTATCAAAATCCATCAAACCTG GGATTAAAAGAGCTAAAAGAATCGACGATACAACAAGCTTCTAGTAGTGGTTACATGAACGCACCAGTTGATGAGACCGTATTTGATGTTGATAAAGATGTTGATGACCTTCTACATGTTGAAGTCAAAGAACAACGACTTAGTAATGTGCTACAAGCGTTTATGGTTGGTTGTTGTCTTGCTGCTATGCCATTACTTAAAAAGATCCCAACTTCGGTTCTTTGGGGCTACTTCGCGTTTATGGCTATAGAAAGTTTGCCTGGAAATCAATTTTGGGGACGTATATTATTACTTTTCACTGCTCCAAGTCGAAGATACAA GATCTTGGATGAAAACCATGCTACATTCGTGGAAACGGTACCTTTCAAGACGGTTGCTGCTTTCACATTGTTTCAAACATTTTACTTGCTTGCGTGTTTTGGCATCACGTGGATCCCAATTGCCGGTGTTCTTTTCCCACTTTTGATCATGCTTCTTGTTCCTGCAAGGCAATATTTACTTCCTAGATTCTTTAAAGGTGCTCATCTTCAAGATTTGGATGCAGCTGAATATGAAGAAGCATCAGCCACATCCTATAATACGACGTTTGGT GATGATGATCCATATTCAAGAACACCACATGTTGATAGTGTGTACGTTCTTGATGGAGTTATTACAAGAAGTCGAGGAGAGATTCGCCACGTCATTAGTAGTCCAAAAATAACAAGTTTGAGACAAACACCAATTGAAGGTATGACACCTGTGTATAGTCCACGTGTCTCACAACGGGTTTACAGTCCACGATTAAACGAGTTTAGGGTGAACAAGAGCCCTAAGATAGCCCTACGAATCAAGAACACTCCAAGTCCGGGTCCATCTGTCCTTGGTCAAACTAGTAATGGTTCATCTCCTTGCTAA
- the LOC139889284 gene encoding uncharacterized protein yields MGDETALTLINKLDFSDPLYLHPSDNTGTPLVSIKLKGTENYNIWSRFVLLALGTKNKVGFIDGTCIKNTTDGVLARQWDRCNAVVLIWLLGSLSEELYSGSIFSVDDATVWKDLKDTYDKIDGSVIFNLYQNINTVKQGNSTLAEYYHKLSSLWVQYDAMIKLTKCTCDAAQSNQTHNNMLRLMQFLMGLNDCYMVVRSNLLLRDPLPDVKTAYSVISREESHRSAINGESSKPQNSVFLSQSDTNSTVVNYSNTNRNNNFNRGNAGTNTFNRNVNSDLKCTKCNRVGHTIDRCFEVVGYPSNWKRKPFVNKFNNNNKSVTNNNAVSSSSDVSGSSNMNLTNDQMMRLLSLINEKNYVNEIANDNIAVIPEYCVNLLSVYKLSKDNDLFVGFDKSKWTPSSVLSGLSPYEVIFKKTPSLSHLRVFGCLCYAVDLKPKHKFSSRTVQDVKFYETVFPFKNKKFSDNCDSSSDLNQINFFDGGLSQSNSLSPNDEERDISDGEGNSSTCPLRDECPTDGNASDTCPSSDECPMATPLDNSISPEGTSHSERVVEQNLRRSTRETNIPKKFDDYVIEGKIKYGVERVVNYSMLNSDNWCFVSNLNKSIEPKTYKQAACDQNWIDAMNLEMAALNRNNTWEITELPPDRIPIGNKWVYRIKYKSNGEIERYKARLVAKGYNQQEGIDYEETFSPVVKHATIRCIVTLAVNNNWPMFQLDVNNAFLYGDLYEEVYMTLPEGYFSENDNRVCKLNKSLYGLKQAPRQWNEKLNSALVEHGFKQSTCDYSLYVKSYDNVFIAILVYVDDIVVTGNNLNEIEKFKLFLKSKFQIKDLGRLKYFLGIEILNNEKGICMNQRKYCLDLLSDYGMLGCKPANTPIESNLCVACDPSEKDPLLSNINEYQKLIGKLIYLTLTRPDISYAVQVLSQFMHAPLQSHLNLAFRVLRYLKCAPGKGIQFVKGNDLDVYAYCDADWVKKQDIIARSSAEAEYRAMAAATCEIVWLKNLLQELNFNLKLPINLFCDNNSAIQIAANPVFHERTKHFEIDIHFIRQKVSTGLIKTVKVPSDLQYADILTKGLSVTQHGFLSSKLGTNFDIIKSRWAAEVVQRRFKDLSAIFYIIKENEI; encoded by the exons ATGGGTGATGAAACTGCTCTTACTCTTATTAATAAACTTGATTTTAGTGATCCACTTTATTTGCATCCTAGTGATAATACTGGTACACCACTTGTTTCTATCAAGTTAAAAGGGACTGAAAATTATAATATCTGGAGTAGATTTGTTTTGCTTGCTTTAGGTACTAAAAATAAAGTTGGATTTATTGATGGTACTTGTATAAAAAACACTACAGATGGTGTTCTTGCTAGACAGTGGGATAGGTGTAATGCTGTTGTGTTAATATGGTTACTTGGATCTTTAAGTGAAGAATTGTATTCTGGTTCAATTTTTTCTGTTGATGATGCTACTGTATGGAAGGATTTAAAAGATACTTATGATAAAATAGATGGATCTGTTATCTTTAATCTGTATCAAAATATAAATACTGTTAAACAAGGTAATAGTACATTAGCTGAATACTATCATAAGTTGAGTTCTTTGTGGGTTCAGTATGATGCCATGATTAAATTGACTAAATGCACATGTGATGCTGCTCAATCAAATCAAACTCATAATAATATGTTAAGATTGATGCAGTTTCTTATGGGATTAAATGACTGTTATATGGTTGTTAGGAGTAATTTACTTCTTAGAGATCCTTTACCTGATGTTAAAACTGCTTATTCTGTGATTTCTAGAGAAGAGTCTCATAGAAGTGCTATTAATGGTGAATCTAGTAAACCTCAGAATTCTGTGTTTTTATCTCAATCTGACACTAATAGTACTGTTGTTAACTATAGTAACACTAATAGAAATAATAACTTTAACAGAGGAAATGCAGGCACAAatacttttaatagaaatgtcaactCTGACTTAaaatgtactaagtgtaatagagttGGTCATACTATTGATAGATGTTTTGAAGTTGTAGGCTACCCATCAAATTGGAAGAGAAAACCCTttgttaataagtttaataataataataaaagtgttactAACAACAATGCTGTTAGTAGTAGTTCTGATGTTTCAGGTTCAAGCAACATGAATCTTACAAATGATCAAATGATGAGACTCTTATCTCTAATAAATGAAAAGAATTATGTGAATGAAATTGCTAATGATAATATAGCAG TTATACCTGAATATTGTGTAAATCTGCTTTCTGTGTATAAACTTTCTAAGGATAATGATTTATTTGTTGGTTTTGATAAGTCTAAGTG GACTCCTTCATCTGTGCTCTCTGGTCTGTCTCCTTATGAAGTTATTTTTAAGAAAACTCCTAGTCTCTCTCATTTAAGAGTTTTTGGTTGTCTTTGTTATGCTGTTGATTTAAAACCTAAACATAAATTTAGTAGCAGGACTGTGCA GGATGTTAAGTTTTATGAAACTGTGTTTCCTTTTAAAAATAAAAAGTTTTCTGATAATTGTGATAGTAGTAGTGATTTGAATCAAATTAATTTTTTTGATGGTGGTTTAAGTCAATCAAATTCTCTAAGTCCCAATGATGAGGAGAGAGACATCAGTGATGGTGAGGGTAATAGTAGTACTTGTCCTTTAAGAGATGAGTGTCCTACTGATGGTAATGCTAGTGACACTTGTCCTTCAAGTGATGAGTGCCCTATGGCAACACCTTTGGACAATTCTATATCTCCTGAGGGCACAAGTCATTCTGAACGTGTTGTTGAACAAAACTTAAGGAGATCAACCAGAGAGACCAATATTcctaaaaaatttgatgattatgTCATTGAAGGAAAAATTAAATATGGTGTTGAAAGAGTTGTAAATTATTCTATGCTTAATTCTGATAATTGGTGTTTTGTGTCTAACTTGAATAAATCTATTGAACCTAAGACTTATAAACAGGCTGCATGTGATCAAAATTGGATAGATGCTATGAATCTTGAAATGGCTGCTTTAAACAGAAATAATACTTGGGAAATTACTGAATTACCTCCTGATAGAATACCTATAGGTAATAAATGGGTTTATAGAATCAAATATAAGTCTAATGGTGAAATAGAAAGATATAAAGCAAGACTTGTGGCTAAAGGGTATAATCAACAAGAAGGTATTGACTATGAAGAAACCTTTTCTCCTGTTGTAAAACATGCTACTATTAGATGCATTGTTACTCTTGCTGTTAATAACAATTGGCCCATGTTTCAATTAGATGTTAATAATGCATTTCTATATGGTGATTTATATGAAGAAGTTTATATGACATTGCCTGAAGGATATTTTTCTGAAAATGATAATAGAGTATGCAAACTTAACAAATctctttatggacttaaacaagctcctAGGCAATGGAATGAAAAATTAAACTCTGCTCTTGTTGAACATGGTTTTAAACAAAGTACATGTGATTACTCATTGTATGTTAAGTCATATGATAATGTGTTTATTGCTATCTTggtatatgttgatgacattgttgtTACTGGTAATAATCTGAATGAAATTGAGAAATTTAAATTGTTCTTGAAGTCAAAGTTTCAAATAAAAGATCTTGGTAGATTAAAATACTTTCTTGGAATTGAAATTTTAAATAATGAAAAAGGTATTTGTATGAATCAAAGAAAATACTGTCTTGATCTACTTAGTGATTATGGAATGCTTGGTTGTAAACCTGCAAATACTCCTATTGAATCAAATCTTTGTGTTGCTTGTGATCCAAGTGAAAAAGATCCTTTGTTATCAAATATTAATGAGTATCAGAAATTGATTGGTAAATTAATCTATCTTACCCTAACTAGACCTGATATTTCTTATGCTGTACAAGTTCTTAGTCAATTCATGCATGCTCCAttacaatctcatttgaatttagctTTTAGAGTGCTTAGATATCTTAAATGTGCTCCTGGAAAAGGAATTCAGTTTGTTAAAGGTAATGATCTTGATGTTTATGCTTACTGTGATGCTGATTGGG TAAAAAAACAAGATATTATTGCTAGGTCCTCTGCTGAAGCAGAATATAGGGCTATGGCAGCAGCAACttgtgaaattgtttggttaaaaaaTTTACTTCAAGAGTTGAATTTTAATCTTAAACTGCCTATTAACTTATTCTGTGATAATAATTCTGCAATTCAAATTGCTGCAAATCCTGTTTTTCATGAAAGAACCAAACATTTTGAGATTGATATTCATTTTATAAGGCAGAAAGTTTCAACTGGTCTGATTAAAACTGTTAAAGTTCCATCAGATTTACAATATGCTGATATCTTAACTAAAGGATTAAGTGTCACTCAACATGGCTTTCTTTCTAGTAAACTTG GGACCAATTTTGACATTATCAAAAGTAGATGGGCTGCTGAGGTTGTGCAAAGAAGATTCAAGGATCTTTCTGCTATTTTCTACATTATAAAAGAGAATGAGATCTAG
- the LOC139892483 gene encoding BOI-related E3 ubiquitin-protein ligase 1-like, whose product MFGGLTNGHSGYPAFHEEQQYDMSALPQLQLFEKFPVDCTLDNINFAGNELAMASSRPIKRARELPVSTQQQIHISLNNNFCQDNSNPVSTGLKLSYEEDSRNSSVTSISGNLNPLHPVTHSLTNSIKLEMDRQKDFLNQYVKLQEENIIKGIRELNQKHTASLLNALEKEVTKKLSEKDMEIANMNRRNMELGLKIKQVAMEAQAWHYRAKYNESVVNTLKNNLQQVIAQKPMQAKEGFGDSEVDDAASYTNVNDLGNPNQTFSMKALNCRACNAKEVCVLLLPCRHLCLCKDCEAFMEICPVCQAARTESVHVFTS is encoded by the exons ATGTTTGGGGGTCTTACTAATGGCCATTCTGGATATCCTGCTTTCCATGAGGAACAACAATATGATATGAGTGCATTGCCTCAGCTTCAGCTATTTGAAAAAT TTCCAGTTGATTGTACACTGGATAACATAAACTTTGCGGGAAATGAGCTTGCAATGGCTTCAAGTCGTCCGATCAAGAGGGCACGAGAGCTACCTGTTTCCACACAACAACAAATTCACATATCCTTAAACAACAATTTCTGTCAAGATAACTCAAATCCTGTATCAACCGGTTTGAAACTATCTTATGAGGAAGATTCACGCAACTCGTCTGTCACATCCATTAGTGGAAACTTGAACCCTCTTCATCCCGTTACTCATTCACTCACCAATAGTATTAAACTTGAGATGGATCGTCAAAAAGATTTCCTTAATCAGTATGTTAAACTTCAG GAAGAAAATATCATCAAGGGAATAAGAGAATTGAACCAGAAACATACTGCATCGTTACTAAACGCATTGGAGAAAGAAGTAACAAAAAAGTTAAGCGAAAAAGATATGGAAATTGCTAACATGAACCGAAGAAACATGGAATTGGGCTTGAAAATAAAGCAAGTTGCCATGGAAGCACAAGCTTGGCACTACAGAGCGAAATACAACGAGTCAGTAGTAAACACTCTCAAGAACAATCTTCAACAAGTGATCGCACAAAAGCCGATGCAAGCAAAAGAAGGGTTTGGTGATAGTGAGGTAGACGATGCTGCTTCGTATACAAATGTTAACGATTTGGGGAACCCAAATCAAACGTTTTCTATGAAGGCGTTAAACTGCAGAGCGTGCAATGCTAAAGAAGTTTGTGTTTTGTTACTCCCTTGTAGGCACCTCTGTTTATGTAAAGATTGTGAAGCATTTATGGAAATTTGTCCTGTTTGTCAGGCAGCGAGAACTGAAAGTGTACATGTTTTCACGTCTTGA